One window of Chamaesiphon minutus PCC 6605 genomic DNA carries:
- a CDS encoding TetR/AcrR family transcriptional regulator, translating into MSAKLTKAEQTQRTRRAILDRAHHLFATKGYAATGTEETIEGLGITRGALYHQFGDKLGLFKAVIAEAYDEITEYIRSKVQPLDDNWEQLVVGCQAFLEIAQQDNLRRLVFIEAPAVLAADTLVEFDRYGFGLLHQAIEVAVKEGKLNTIDAEGFAHLVNGALNELAAWVAQSDDPERLKTAQKLVETLLNRQKTST; encoded by the coding sequence ATGTCCGCCAAACTGACCAAAGCCGAACAAACCCAACGCACTCGCCGCGCCATTCTCGATCGAGCGCATCATCTATTTGCTACCAAAGGCTATGCCGCCACTGGCACCGAAGAAACGATCGAGGGATTAGGAATTACGCGTGGGGCACTGTATCACCAGTTCGGCGATAAGTTGGGTTTATTTAAGGCCGTAATTGCCGAAGCCTATGACGAAATTACAGAATATATTAGATCCAAAGTTCAGCCATTAGATGACAATTGGGAACAGTTGGTGGTGGGTTGTCAGGCATTTTTAGAAATTGCCCAACAAGATAATTTGCGACGATTGGTGTTTATTGAAGCTCCAGCAGTTTTAGCCGCAGATACCTTAGTTGAGTTCGATCGATATGGATTTGGGCTACTCCATCAGGCGATTGAGGTTGCCGTCAAAGAGGGCAAGCTAAACACGATCGATGCCGAAGGTTTCGCTCATTTGGTCAATGGTGCGCTGAATGAATTAGCTGCTTGGGTCGCGCAATCTGACGATCCCGAACGATTGAAAACGGCTCAAAAATTAGTCGAAACCTTGTTAAATCGGCAAAAGACTAGTACTTAG
- a CDS encoding HpsJ-like protein, cyanoexosortase A-associated yields MTPALVLFRVVGYGLLLLTLFDVVSALVPPQFSNPGWQFQTAGGFVERSAVPLIGFILVFYGNQEIRKKREMLVLKGLSWIALVSAIFYFLLVVVFFVTLPTLNDRAQSQVSAQFDPRITQAQQIQTQLDKMSGTQVEALMKSSRVQMTDATAFKAKAMQEAATVEKNLKDQSNISKGTQRTTLVKSAVKWGLGALVTGVLFVRLWAGTAWARQ; encoded by the coding sequence ATGACTCCAGCTCTAGTTCTCTTTCGCGTTGTTGGTTATGGACTATTGTTACTGACACTATTTGATGTAGTCAGCGCGCTCGTACCGCCTCAATTTAGCAATCCTGGCTGGCAGTTTCAGACTGCTGGAGGATTTGTAGAACGCTCCGCCGTACCGCTGATCGGCTTTATCCTCGTCTTTTATGGCAACCAAGAGATCCGCAAAAAGCGAGAGATGTTGGTACTCAAGGGATTGTCTTGGATTGCGTTGGTATCGGCAATCTTCTATTTTCTATTGGTGGTGGTTTTCTTTGTGACCTTACCCACCCTAAACGACCGCGCTCAATCACAAGTCAGCGCGCAATTCGATCCCAGAATTACTCAAGCACAGCAGATTCAAACGCAACTTGACAAGATGTCAGGCACTCAAGTAGAAGCTCTGATGAAGAGTAGTCGCGTGCAAATGACAGATGCGACAGCTTTTAAGGCTAAAGCGATGCAGGAAGCCGCTACTGTTGAGAAGAACTTAAAAGATCAGTCGAATATTAGTAAAGGTACTCAAAGAACGACTTTAGTCAAAAGTGCTGTGAAGTGGGGATTGGGTGCTTTAGTTACAGGTGTCTTATTCGTGCGGTTGTGGGCGGGTACTGCTTGGGCTAGACAATAA
- a CDS encoding SDR family oxidoreductase, giving the protein MSFETIVVAGASRGIGLAVAEHLVDRSDRLLAVARTPAPIGEWIQADLSQLAGVETVATAIGSDRLDALLYMGGTWETHAFTSQYRFEDCTDEDIDRVIAVNLLAPIRLVKALLPALRRSHNPKIIFMGALSVRDNFSGREVANSASKFGLRGVVHSLREELRSQQIGVTVINPGNVGTPEVLADLAADNLSGGEAIPLTDMLKIIDCILSLSRATCIKEIDVPAMLGEGA; this is encoded by the coding sequence ATGTCGTTCGAGACGATAGTTGTAGCGGGTGCGAGCCGTGGGATTGGGCTGGCGGTGGCCGAACATTTAGTAGATAGATCCGATCGATTGTTAGCGGTTGCGCGGACTCCGGCACCAATTGGTGAATGGATTCAGGCAGATTTATCCCAGCTTGCGGGGGTGGAAACGGTAGCAACAGCAATTGGAAGCGATCGATTAGATGCCTTACTATACATGGGCGGAACTTGGGAAACTCATGCTTTTACCAGTCAGTATCGCTTTGAAGATTGTACTGATGAGGATATCGATCGAGTAATTGCGGTAAATTTATTAGCTCCGATTCGATTGGTTAAAGCTTTACTACCTGCCCTCAGACGATCTCATAATCCAAAAATCATCTTCATGGGCGCGCTCTCAGTGCGAGATAATTTCTCTGGGCGAGAAGTTGCTAATAGTGCGTCTAAGTTCGGGTTGCGGGGGGTAGTGCATTCATTGCGCGAAGAATTGCGTTCTCAGCAAATCGGTGTGACGGTAATCAATCCTGGTAACGTGGGCACACCCGAAGTTTTAGCGGATCTTGCCGCAGACAATTTAAGCGGCGGTGAAGCGATTCCGCTGACGGATATGTTAAAGATTATCGATTGCATTCTCTCGTTATCGCGAGCCACCTGCATCAAAGAAATCGATGTGCCTGCAATGTTAGGCGAGGGTGCTTAA
- the crtA gene encoding cyanoexosortase A, with the protein MKQQALFDRRSLTSPTLLLLVLCSTVIAIHLTLVLKIGSPDRQITSMLFWATAAYLIWERQSQLKYHTSLAASSFGAVLLSLLLVKTTGYCEESFLIIYPLIAGIALATIASGFQGLKEYWRELMLLFFSGIPEVLLATLTDPSPLTAQFATAMLWYAGFPVTQNGIYIQMPGGVVQVYSGCSGVVAMTQLLGMSILFLMLLPLPWKRSQKLIIPVAAIAIGFVVNAARVALMAILVSQKQMKSFEYWHEGSGSLVFSVIGTILLVGLVWLLIKFFTPALPVREDAE; encoded by the coding sequence ATGAAACAGCAGGCTTTGTTCGATCGCAGATCCCTGACATCACCAACTCTTTTATTATTAGTTTTATGCTCGACAGTTATTGCCATTCATCTGACTTTGGTCTTAAAAATTGGTAGTCCCGATCGCCAAATCACGAGTATGCTATTTTGGGCGACTGCTGCCTATTTAATTTGGGAGCGACAGTCCCAGCTTAAATATCACACCAGTCTGGCAGCCAGCTCGTTCGGTGCCGTCTTACTTTCGTTACTTTTAGTTAAAACTACAGGCTATTGTGAAGAATCTTTTTTAATTATTTACCCACTCATCGCTGGCATTGCGCTGGCGACGATCGCGTCTGGTTTTCAGGGATTGAAAGAATATTGGCGAGAACTCATGCTGCTATTTTTTTCAGGTATCCCGGAAGTTTTGCTAGCTACACTTACAGATCCATCGCCACTGACCGCTCAATTTGCGACTGCCATGCTATGGTATGCAGGCTTTCCTGTCACCCAAAATGGTATTTACATTCAGATGCCAGGTGGTGTCGTCCAGGTGTATAGCGGCTGCTCTGGAGTAGTGGCTATGACACAATTACTAGGCATGTCAATCTTATTTCTGATGTTGTTACCGTTGCCCTGGAAACGGTCTCAAAAATTGATTATACCTGTAGCGGCGATCGCGATCGGGTTTGTAGTTAACGCCGCACGGGTAGCCTTAATGGCAATTTTGGTATCTCAAAAACAGATGAAATCTTTTGAATACTGGCATGAGGGTTCGGGTTCGCTGGTATTTTCGGTCATCGGAACGATATTATTAGTGGGGCTGGTCTGGTTGCTGATTAAATTCTTTACACCTGCATTGCCAGTACGGGAGGATGCAGAATGA
- a CDS encoding GMC oxidoreductase yields MSDDFSAEIYDAIVVGSGANGGVAAKELSERGLKVLVLEAGSAVDPQADLGHPVQDMAKRFYNLAISGRQSYQAMHPGYWKTNPDLFVDEKDNPYTTPPDRPFSWIRGRQVGGKSLTWGGITLRLSDYEFKAASRDGHEQDWPIEYADLAPYYSKLERFFQVRGDRDGLAQLPDGDYQPTIPLTPGELHLKQVVETKWPDRKLIASRGFGLNKSTRSAAWPSSSSQGSSLHVAIETGNVTLKSDAVVSHVIFDPDTHKATGVEYIDRTNKTTHRVFGRTIILCASTIESVRILLHSTARYRSGGLVDRSGMLGRFLMDHVSTSTFFFIPGLQPPAKPFALSGCDSFFIPCFVNLESQTEDFLRGYGIWGGVQRFDLPGIVRKVGKGSIGFAIAHGEVLPRFDNRIQLSEDVVDAWGIPVPHIECAWSDNEQRMLAHMHAQIDETIAVAGGKPMKLTEMFRIPLFSELVSKMEHTMSFSAPPGYYIHEVGGARMGTDPTNSVVNPHNQCWDAPNLFVTDGACWPSSGWQSPTLTEMAVTARACAFIAEEIGKGGF; encoded by the coding sequence ATGAGTGACGACTTTTCTGCTGAGATCTATGATGCAATCGTCGTCGGATCGGGGGCTAATGGGGGCGTGGCAGCAAAAGAACTCAGCGAACGGGGATTGAAAGTCCTCGTGCTAGAAGCGGGGTCAGCAGTCGATCCACAGGCAGATCTGGGGCATCCGGTGCAAGATATGGCAAAGCGGTTTTACAATCTAGCGATCTCTGGGCGGCAGTCATACCAAGCGATGCACCCCGGTTATTGGAAAACTAACCCAGATTTATTCGTCGATGAGAAGGATAATCCCTACACTACGCCACCCGATCGACCATTTTCGTGGATTCGCGGTCGTCAAGTCGGGGGCAAAAGTCTGACCTGGGGCGGGATTACCTTACGCTTGTCGGATTATGAGTTTAAAGCGGCTAGTCGCGACGGCCACGAGCAAGATTGGCCGATCGAGTATGCCGATTTAGCCCCTTATTATAGTAAGTTGGAGCGGTTCTTTCAGGTGCGCGGAGATCGCGATGGGCTGGCACAATTACCCGATGGTGACTATCAACCGACGATTCCATTGACTCCTGGCGAACTACATCTCAAGCAAGTAGTCGAAACAAAATGGCCCGATCGCAAGTTGATCGCTTCGCGCGGTTTTGGATTGAATAAGTCCACAAGATCGGCAGCTTGGCCGTCGTCTTCGAGTCAAGGTTCTTCGCTGCATGTCGCGATCGAGACTGGGAATGTAACGCTCAAATCTGATGCGGTAGTCAGTCATGTCATTTTCGATCCCGATACTCACAAAGCTACTGGGGTGGAATATATCGATCGCACGAACAAGACAACTCATCGAGTATTCGGGCGTACCATCATCTTGTGTGCTTCGACGATCGAGTCCGTGCGGATTCTGTTGCATTCTACCGCACGTTATCGATCGGGTGGGTTAGTCGATCGATCGGGAATGCTCGGTCGCTTTTTGATGGATCACGTATCTACTTCCACCTTCTTTTTCATCCCTGGCTTGCAACCACCTGCCAAACCTTTCGCTCTGTCTGGCTGCGATAGCTTTTTCATTCCCTGCTTTGTCAATTTGGAATCGCAAACCGAAGATTTTTTGCGCGGCTACGGCATCTGGGGCGGCGTACAACGCTTCGATTTACCTGGTATCGTGCGGAAGGTTGGAAAAGGTTCGATCGGATTTGCGATCGCACATGGGGAGGTTTTACCCCGCTTCGACAATCGGATTCAGTTAAGTGAGGATGTAGTAGACGCATGGGGGATTCCCGTGCCGCATATCGAGTGTGCTTGGTCGGATAACGAACAGCGGATGCTAGCGCACATGCACGCCCAGATCGATGAAACGATCGCGGTAGCTGGCGGTAAACCAATGAAGTTGACGGAGATGTTTCGGATTCCGCTGTTTAGCGAGCTGGTGAGCAAGATGGAACATACGATGTCTTTTTCGGCTCCTCCAGGCTATTACATCCACGAAGTCGGCGGCGCGCGGATGGGGACAGATCCGACTAATTCAGTCGTCAACCCGCACAATCAGTGCTGGGATGCACCGAATCTCTTTGTCACCGACGGAGCCTGCTGGCCATCTTCGGGATGGCAAAGTCCCACTTTGACGGAGATGGCTGTGACTGCGCGTGCTTGTGCTTTTATTGCTGAGGAGATCGGTAAGGGCGGTTTTTGA
- a CDS encoding Fic family protein, with amino-acid sequence MTNIDIPIGQELVLLIAEIDEFKGKWRALNTLAPDRLAALRKIATIESVGSSTRIEGARLTDRQVQALLANVGKQSFTSRDEQEVAGYAAVMDAIFVSWESIPFSENYIKQFHKMLLKYSPKDERHRGKYKKFENSVQAFDVDGNSLGIVFETTSPFYTPRQMSEIVTQTADRLISPTIHPLLTIGIFVVTFLAIHPFQDGNGRLSRILTTLLLLKAGYSYVPYSSLESIIEESKEGYYLALRQTQGTIGSDRSPNWEPWLLFFFRVLQRQKNRLQTKLDNERIMASTLPLLSVRILELAKEHGRVTTQSIEQATGESRSTIKARLKQLTLDRLLIRYGNGRSTWYGLS; translated from the coding sequence ATGACAAATATTGACATTCCGATCGGGCAAGAACTCGTGTTACTCATTGCCGAAATTGACGAGTTTAAAGGCAAATGGCGGGCACTCAATACCTTAGCACCAGATAGATTGGCAGCACTCCGAAAGATTGCCACGATCGAGAGTGTCGGTTCTTCCACGCGGATTGAAGGAGCTAGACTGACCGATCGACAAGTACAAGCATTGCTAGCAAATGTGGGCAAACAAAGCTTCACATCCCGCGACGAGCAGGAGGTAGCGGGCTATGCCGCAGTTATGGATGCGATTTTTGTAAGCTGGGAATCGATCCCATTTTCAGAAAATTACATCAAACAGTTTCACAAGATGCTACTGAAATATAGTCCTAAAGACGAGCGACATCGGGGCAAATATAAGAAGTTTGAGAATAGCGTGCAAGCTTTCGACGTCGATGGAAACAGTTTAGGGATTGTATTTGAAACTACCTCCCCGTTCTATACTCCCCGCCAGATGTCTGAAATTGTCACCCAGACAGCAGATCGCCTGATTTCACCCACGATTCATCCGCTGCTGACAATCGGGATTTTTGTGGTTACCTTTCTGGCAATCCATCCATTTCAGGATGGAAATGGTCGTTTGTCCCGAATTTTGACGACACTGTTGCTGTTGAAAGCTGGATATAGCTATGTGCCATATTCTTCGCTCGAAAGCATTATCGAAGAGAGTAAAGAGGGCTATTATCTCGCTCTACGCCAGACTCAAGGTACTATCGGCTCGGATCGATCGCCTAACTGGGAACCTTGGTTACTGTTCTTCTTTCGTGTTCTGCAACGCCAGAAGAACAGACTCCAAACTAAACTGGACAACGAAAGAATCATGGCTTCAACCTTGCCATTGCTATCGGTACGCATCCTCGAATTAGCCAAGGAGCATGGCAGAGTAACGACTCAATCGATCGAACAAGCAACAGGCGAAAGTCGCAGCACGATTAAGGCACGGCTCAAACAACTGACTCTCGATCGATTATTAATTCGTTATGGCAATGGCAGATCTACTTGGTACGGACTTAGTTAA
- a CDS encoding ABC transporter ATP-binding protein: MHNTMTPPDLIISTANLTKSYGKRQIVSNLNLAVPRGSICGFLGSNGAGKSTTIKLLLGLVQPTSGVGTVFGKNIVTDSLAIRDRVGFLAQSPSFYGYLTARETLQFVASFFFTGSKTAIAARIGELIELVGLSGKANRPVKGFSGGEKQRLGIAQAAINDPELIILDEPASALDPLGRRDVLKILESFRGRSTVFYSTHILDDVQRVSDRVVILERGKSIAQGSIEELLAGDLSLFHMTVRGDGLLLKARLLSIPWVKKIELEAGIPDLKNRRTTKLQIHVTDSHTAETELLRLAIADTETIVTQFERSAHNLEDIFVNLVAGGTKYE; encoded by the coding sequence ATGCATAACACAATGACACCACCCGATCTGATTATTTCTACGGCAAACCTCACTAAATCCTACGGCAAACGGCAGATTGTCAGTAACCTGAATTTAGCAGTACCCAGAGGTTCTATTTGTGGTTTTCTTGGCTCTAATGGGGCGGGCAAAAGTACCACCATTAAGCTCTTGCTGGGGCTGGTACAGCCGACGAGCGGTGTCGGGACTGTTTTTGGTAAAAATATCGTTACCGATAGCCTAGCAATTCGCGATCGAGTGGGTTTCTTGGCTCAATCGCCGAGTTTTTATGGCTATTTGACAGCCAGAGAAACGCTCCAATTTGTGGCTTCGTTCTTCTTTACTGGCTCCAAAACGGCAATCGCGGCACGAATTGGGGAATTAATTGAATTGGTGGGTTTGAGCGGCAAAGCCAATCGCCCCGTGAAGGGTTTTTCTGGGGGCGAAAAGCAAAGATTGGGAATTGCCCAAGCGGCGATTAACGATCCAGAATTAATTATTCTCGACGAGCCAGCCTCCGCACTCGATCCGTTGGGGCGGCGGGATGTATTAAAGATTCTCGAAAGTTTTCGCGGACGCAGTACGGTGTTTTATTCTACTCATATTCTCGATGATGTGCAGCGGGTGAGCGACAGGGTAGTAATTCTCGAACGTGGTAAATCGATCGCCCAAGGATCGATCGAGGAATTATTAGCGGGCGATTTGAGTTTATTTCACATGACGGTGCGCGGCGATGGTTTGCTACTTAAAGCTCGATTACTATCGATACCTTGGGTTAAAAAGATCGAGTTAGAAGCTGGCATCCCCGACTTAAAAAATAGGCGCACGACTAAACTCCAAATTCATGTCACCGACTCTCACACCGCCGAAACCGAATTGTTGCGACTGGCGATCGCCGACACGGAAACGATCGTCACCCAATTTGAAAGATCGGCTCACAATCTCGAAGATATTTTTGTCAATTTAGTCGCTGGAGGCACCAAATATGAATGA
- a CDS encoding three-Cys-motif partner protein TcmP: protein MNRFGSEGEDIIGRWSEDKLNLLTKYLKAYSVIMNEQKKDWLRAYYYIDAFAGSVNPRAKDDERYIEGSPLRALQTEPKFDGYWFVDLSSRRIERVEKLREEFPDCKIDICQGNCNEVLRNDIIPQLPYSSKKRAFVFLDPYGLQVDWETVQELANTRTCDIFVNFSVMGVTRLLPRDRSPSPEVIEQLNKVMGSTDWINQIYKESPVTQLNLFGNQEESSLSRETIPAEWLASLYTAQLRSLFPHVSRPVLMRNSTNSALYALCLASHNQTAIKITNEIFNLHEKLRQQS, encoded by the coding sequence ATGAATCGATTTGGTAGCGAAGGTGAAGATATTATTGGGCGATGGTCTGAGGACAAACTAAATTTACTGACTAAATACCTGAAAGCTTATTCAGTCATCATGAATGAGCAAAAAAAAGATTGGCTTAGAGCTTACTATTACATTGACGCCTTTGCTGGCTCTGTTAATCCTAGAGCAAAAGATGATGAGAGATATATCGAAGGTTCACCCCTGCGTGCCTTACAAACAGAACCGAAGTTTGATGGGTACTGGTTTGTGGATTTGTCATCTCGGCGTATAGAGCGTGTAGAAAAGCTCCGTGAAGAGTTTCCAGATTGCAAGATCGATATATGCCAGGGAAACTGTAACGAGGTTTTGAGGAACGATATTATTCCTCAACTTCCTTACTCGTCAAAAAAGAGAGCATTTGTATTTTTAGATCCTTATGGGTTGCAGGTTGATTGGGAAACGGTTCAAGAACTAGCCAATACCAGAACATGTGATATTTTTGTGAATTTCTCTGTAATGGGCGTTACTCGCCTTCTACCCAGAGATCGAAGCCCAAGCCCAGAAGTGATAGAGCAATTAAACAAGGTGATGGGCAGTACAGATTGGATTAATCAAATCTACAAAGAATCTCCTGTAACTCAATTAAATTTGTTTGGAAATCAGGAAGAGTCTTCGCTGAGTCGTGAGACGATTCCGGCTGAATGGTTGGCAAGTCTTTACACAGCTCAACTAAGATCTCTCTTTCCACATGTAAGCAGACCTGTTCTGATGCGAAACTCTACAAATTCAGCATTGTATGCATTGTGCTTGGCAAGTCACAATCAGACAGCTATCAAAATTACAAACGAAATTTTTAATTTACATGAAAAATTAAGACAGCAGTCGTAA
- a CDS encoding ABC transporter permease: MNERDFGLQRVSNSWYRGFDAIYRKELAAWFGTHRWINQSIIWMALTLTPALMVPATTHDRGVAVLTLFLWSGSNMMSIGTVILTQGAIVEEKLTQTLMWIFSKPLSPAGFVLGKFAAYAVFIAAIVIGAPSIFIYVYALFTGLPASISIFNYFIGVLMLYLVVLFVLAFTILLGVLFDRIAAVTALALTIFFSGSSIKSNSQIRWIEPYTVWALQHNSYETMMGNFPSTVWLAMVSAVISIAVILTISIIWMQRSEL, translated from the coding sequence ATGAATGAGCGAGATTTTGGACTCCAGCGCGTCTCTAATAGTTGGTATCGCGGTTTTGATGCCATCTATCGCAAAGAGCTAGCCGCATGGTTTGGCACTCATCGCTGGATAAATCAGTCGATTATTTGGATGGCACTTACTTTAACTCCCGCGCTGATGGTTCCGGCTACTACTCACGATCGCGGTGTGGCAGTTTTAACATTATTTCTGTGGTCGGGGAGTAATATGATGTCAATCGGGACGGTAATTCTGACTCAAGGCGCGATCGTCGAAGAAAAACTTACGCAAACTTTAATGTGGATTTTTTCTAAACCGTTATCGCCTGCGGGTTTTGTGCTCGGTAAATTTGCCGCTTATGCCGTATTTATTGCGGCGATCGTCATTGGTGCGCCGTCGATTTTTATCTATGTTTATGCCTTGTTTACTGGTTTGCCAGCAAGTATCTCGATTTTTAACTATTTCATCGGGGTATTGATGCTCTATTTGGTGGTGCTATTTGTGTTAGCATTTACTATTTTATTGGGAGTATTATTCGATCGTATTGCCGCAGTAACAGCACTGGCATTGACGATCTTTTTTAGCGGCTCGAGTATAAAATCTAACTCCCAAATTCGCTGGATCGAACCATATACCGTCTGGGCACTCCAACACAATTCCTACGAAACAATGATGGGAAATTTTCCAAGTACGGTTTGGTTGGCAATGGTAAGCGCGGTTATCTCGATCGCTGTAATCCTAACGATCTCCATTATCTGGATGCAGCGATCGGAACTATAG
- a CDS encoding Nif11-like leader peptide family RiPP precursor yields MLSKSVRAFNDRVAASPELQTKLRAVTSPIDFLALAKSEGLDLSGQDFQTIAQQAYQQWLEQLAPKMREFFSRVHSTKELDERLKVSQSSTDVIALAQECGVELSADDLQQAATVAECIPGFSFEKLWFRGLGLSK; encoded by the coding sequence ATGCTATCTAAATCGGTACGAGCTTTTAACGATCGAGTAGCGGCTTCTCCAGAATTGCAAACAAAGCTCCGCGCCGTAACTTCTCCGATCGATTTTTTAGCCCTGGCAAAGTCAGAAGGACTCGATCTCAGCGGTCAAGATTTTCAGACGATCGCGCAGCAGGCATATCAACAGTGGCTGGAACAGTTAGCTCCCAAGATGAGGGAGTTCTTTAGTCGGGTTCATAGTACCAAAGAATTGGACGAGCGATTAAAAGTCTCTCAGTCGAGTACTGATGTTATTGCGTTGGCGCAGGAGTGTGGCGTCGAGCTATCGGCGGATGACCTCCAACAAGCGGCAACGGTAGCGGAATGTATTCCTGGCTTTAGCTTTGAAAAGCTCTGGTTCAGGGGATTAGGTTTGAGTAAATAG
- a CDS encoding GNAT family N-acetyltransferase yields the protein MQSTINVRTASIADIPFLARIVYEASLPPLNHCFWDDILQGTGTSALQFIETQLQTNACNWGAVNDFSILEEDGKPVAAAAGYTPNAEDYCPLRLSCLAKIADRLNWSSEIATAFGDRYEQFWGGDSRPLFLTPQAPWIIENVAVIPEARGRGLGKVLLKAVLEKGRSQQHSHAGIMVINGNDAARHTYESIGFKPYQTFHADYFSQLFGVEFPGITKFGMCLN from the coding sequence ATGCAATCCACAATCAACGTCCGCACAGCATCGATCGCTGATATTCCGTTTCTCGCCAGGATCGTATATGAAGCGTCCCTACCGCCGTTAAATCACTGCTTCTGGGACGACATTTTGCAAGGTACAGGCACCAGCGCGCTGCAATTTATTGAAACTCAATTGCAGACAAATGCTTGTAACTGGGGAGCTGTGAATGATTTCTCGATCTTGGAAGAGGACGGTAAGCCCGTTGCCGCAGCAGCAGGATACACCCCCAATGCGGAGGATTACTGCCCGTTGCGGCTCTCTTGCCTAGCCAAAATCGCCGATCGATTAAACTGGTCGTCAGAAATCGCTACCGCCTTTGGAGATCGCTACGAGCAATTTTGGGGCGGCGACTCCCGACCATTATTTCTCACCCCTCAAGCACCTTGGATTATTGAAAATGTGGCCGTAATACCGGAAGCACGGGGTCGCGGGTTAGGAAAAGTTTTACTCAAAGCCGTATTAGAAAAAGGTCGATCGCAACAGCATTCTCATGCCGGAATTATGGTCATTAATGGGAACGATGCGGCTCGTCATACTTATGAGTCGATCGGGTTCAAGCCCTACCAAACTTTTCATGCTGATTATTTTAGCCAACTGTTTGGGGTCGAATTTCCAGGAATTACTAAATTTGGTATGTGTTTGAACTAA
- a CDS encoding nuclear transport factor 2 family protein — MSAGQENTLKVGHQAFERLQHGLTTADWTPMLDLLTEDFTFWFPVGAYHGLNVGKERAQAFFQHVSEVFGKTIKVTSLERVTSNETTIVFEFRDEGMMFDTPYANRIAVSFDVRGDKICGYREYFGSDGKSN; from the coding sequence ATGAGCGCAGGACAAGAAAATACTTTAAAAGTTGGTCATCAGGCATTTGAACGCCTTCAACATGGTTTGACAACAGCGGACTGGACTCCCATGTTAGATCTCCTCACCGAAGACTTTACTTTTTGGTTTCCTGTCGGCGCATACCACGGGTTAAATGTGGGTAAGGAGAGAGCGCAAGCTTTTTTCCAACATGTCTCCGAAGTGTTCGGTAAAACCATCAAAGTCACCAGTCTAGAGCGCGTTACCAGCAATGAGACTACGATTGTATTTGAGTTTCGCGATGAGGGGATGATGTTCGACACACCTTATGCCAATCGGATTGCGGTATCTTTTGACGTGCGCGGGGACAAAATTTGTGGCTATCGAGAATATTTTGGGAGCGATGGTAAATCGAATTAA
- a CDS encoding DUF5131 family protein — protein MSSTNTGIEWTDKTWNPTTGCNKVSPGCRYCYAEALTTRFPRSFPQGFKLTLHQERLEQPRKWRTPSRIFVNSMSDLFHEEVPLAYLQAVFAVMRETPWHIYQVLTKRDERLAELAPKLDWAENIWMGVSVESQQYSHRIDALRQVPSKVRFLSCEPLLGSLSLDLKGIDWVIVGGESGYQHRPMKPEWVREILNQTRETDVAFFFKQWGGTHSKSGGRLLDDRIWDEMPPMWDEHINKWQNQKISRHKKPDLLENRQIISVSAK, from the coding sequence ATGTCAAGCACAAATACTGGTATTGAATGGACTGATAAAACTTGGAACCCGACGACTGGATGCAATAAGGTGAGTCCTGGTTGTCGATATTGTTATGCGGAAGCGTTGACAACACGATTTCCGCGAAGTTTTCCCCAGGGTTTCAAATTAACATTACATCAAGAGCGATTGGAGCAACCGAGAAAGTGGCGCACGCCCAGTCGAATCTTTGTCAATTCCATGAGCGATCTTTTTCATGAAGAGGTACCTTTGGCATATTTGCAGGCAGTCTTCGCTGTTATGCGAGAAACTCCTTGGCATATATATCAAGTTTTAACTAAGCGTGACGAGCGGTTGGCTGAGTTAGCACCTAAGCTGGATTGGGCTGAAAATATTTGGATGGGTGTGTCTGTAGAAAGTCAGCAATATAGTCATAGAATTGATGCTTTACGCCAAGTGCCCTCAAAAGTACGTTTTTTATCGTGTGAGCCGCTGTTGGGATCGTTAAGCCTTGATTTGAAAGGAATAGATTGGGTAATTGTTGGTGGCGAGTCTGGATATCAACATCGTCCAATGAAACCTGAATGGGTTAGAGAAATATTGAATCAAACACGGGAAACTGATGTTGCCTTTTTCTTTAAACAATGGGGAGGAACACATTCTAAATCTGGTGGTAGGCTGCTTGACGATCGTATTTGGGATGAGATGCCTCCGATGTGGGATGAACATATTAATAAGTGGCAAAACCAGAAAATATCTCGGCACAAAAAGCCAGATCTGTTAGAAAACAGACAGATAATTTCTGTTTCTGCTAAATAA